The following coding sequences lie in one Girardinichthys multiradiatus isolate DD_20200921_A chromosome 13, DD_fGirMul_XY1, whole genome shotgun sequence genomic window:
- the LOC124879032 gene encoding uncharacterized protein LOC124879032: MVDEMKKKTPNGALIKQKMDLTFPLRRSEVVKDKPAITQICERWPALFTEQQVCLEFSRVVGKSLKQEFYEALDHHSPRLMEIFKTKSGLTGQVLADLMQQTKTLNVTEIRCLVLRGLPIILGDDPSTFFKACVDVDDEGLYNDVPVGILYHEQEYITPQKQSLHHNTSSVGIILEGKIVMDAKSLPQAMYIVFGLTYALHLNYPKYMKNSFDFFQQVLLKLGKTDLKPKLQTLKNQLAM; the protein is encoded by the exons ATGGTGgatgaaatgaaaaagaaaaccccAAATGGAGCCCTCATCAAGCAGAAGATGGATCTGACATTTCCTCTTCGAAGGAGTGAAGTTGTAAAGGACAAGCCTGCCATCACACAGATATGTGAACGCTGGCCTGCTCTCTTTACTGAACAACAG GTGTGTCTGGAGTTCAGCAGGGTGGTTGGTAAGAGTCTGAAACAGGAGTTCTACGAGGCCCTTGACCATCATAGTCCCAGGCTTATGGAAATCTTCAAGACAAAGAGCGGCCTCACAGGGCAGGTGTTGGCTGACCTGATGCAACAAACGAAG ACTTTGAATGTGACAGAAATCAGATGCCTTGTCCTCAGGGGGCTTCCTATAATTCTCGGCGATGATCCTTCCACCTTCTTCAAGGCCTGCGTT GACGTTGATGATGAGGGTTTATACAATGATGTCCCCGTGGGGATCCTCTACCATGAACAGGAATACATCACTCCACAAAAGCAGTCCCTTCACCACAACACATCCTCGGTGGGAATCATCTTGGAGGGAAAAATTGTGATGGATGCTAAGAGCCTTCCGCAGGCCATGTACATTGTCTTTGGACTTACCTATGCACTCCATCTCAACTACCCGAAGTACATGAAGaacagttttgatttttttcaacagGTACTTCTGAAATTGGGTAAGACAGATCTGAAACCTAAACTTCAAACACTTAAGAATCAGCTTGCAATGTAA